A window of Parasynechococcus marenigrum WH 8102 contains these coding sequences:
- a CDS encoding sugar phosphorylase, with amino-acid sequence MQTLNAETLQGLLENLFPEDSSADSEQLSSQLLQILRGASANDDPPGATDLWSGADAVLITYADTVVEQGVPALRSLRQLLNNRLRPFAEVVHVLPFLTSTSDGGFAVASHDRIEPRFGDWRDLADLAHGRRMMADLVLNHISASHPWVRQFLRDEEPGRSCVLEAAPDPCWDQVVRPRSSSLFTQLSGSDGPRQVWTTFGPDQVDVDWRSPEVLLGFTRLLDRMLRHGVRWVRLDAVGFIWKTPGTGCIHLPEAHRIVEVLRQLMERSCSGGVVVTETNVPEQENLSYLVSGREAHLAYNFPLPPLLLEAAISGRADLLNGWLNRWPALPVATGLFNFTACHDGVGLRALEGLMTDQRRLQLLIACEQRGGLISHRRLTNGEEAPYEINISWWSAMADGGIDPAHLQRARFLMTQLLVLALPGVPAFYLPALLATPNDLGRFRRTGQRRDLNRPQFKADTVERRLQDPDSDATAVTSVLAHALRVRRDQPALHPDAAMEVMSAGRSDLVMLRRRGGGQTLVAVHNVTPSRLTLVLGRLGGRTGLAWTDCLSGSSETHGSQLQLEPYAVHWLIQA; translated from the coding sequence ATGCAGACCTTGAACGCCGAAACGCTGCAGGGTCTGCTTGAGAACCTCTTCCCCGAGGATTCTTCCGCTGATTCCGAGCAGCTGTCGTCGCAATTGCTGCAGATTTTGCGTGGTGCGTCAGCAAACGACGACCCGCCCGGTGCGACGGATCTCTGGTCAGGCGCCGATGCGGTGCTGATCACCTACGCCGATACGGTGGTGGAGCAGGGGGTGCCCGCGTTGCGCAGCCTGCGTCAGTTGCTCAACAACCGCCTGCGGCCCTTCGCTGAGGTGGTGCATGTGCTGCCGTTTCTGACCTCCACCAGTGATGGCGGCTTTGCGGTGGCCAGCCACGACCGGATCGAGCCGCGCTTCGGTGACTGGAGAGATCTGGCGGACCTTGCTCACGGTCGTCGTATGATGGCAGATCTGGTGCTGAACCACATCTCCGCCTCCCATCCCTGGGTGAGGCAGTTCCTGCGCGATGAGGAGCCGGGGCGCTCCTGTGTGCTGGAGGCCGCGCCTGATCCCTGCTGGGACCAGGTGGTGCGGCCGCGGAGTTCTTCCCTGTTCACTCAGCTGAGCGGGTCGGATGGTCCGCGTCAGGTGTGGACCACTTTCGGGCCCGACCAAGTGGATGTGGATTGGCGAAGTCCGGAGGTGCTGCTGGGATTCACGCGGCTGCTGGACCGGATGCTTCGCCACGGGGTCCGCTGGGTCCGGCTGGATGCGGTCGGGTTCATCTGGAAGACACCGGGGACAGGATGCATCCACCTGCCAGAAGCCCATCGCATCGTTGAGGTGCTGCGGCAGCTGATGGAGCGCAGCTGTTCAGGCGGGGTGGTTGTTACGGAGACCAATGTTCCGGAGCAGGAGAACCTCTCGTATCTGGTTAGCGGTCGAGAGGCCCATCTGGCCTACAACTTCCCGTTGCCGCCCCTGTTGCTGGAGGCGGCCATCAGTGGTCGTGCTGATCTGCTGAACGGCTGGCTCAATCGTTGGCCCGCGCTACCGGTGGCCACGGGGTTGTTCAATTTCACCGCTTGCCATGACGGTGTCGGTCTGCGGGCCCTCGAGGGGCTGATGACGGATCAGCGGAGACTACAGCTGTTGATTGCCTGTGAGCAGCGGGGTGGTCTGATCAGTCACCGTCGCCTCACCAATGGTGAGGAGGCTCCCTACGAGATCAACATCAGCTGGTGGAGTGCCATGGCGGATGGCGGAATTGATCCAGCGCATCTGCAACGGGCACGCTTTCTGATGACCCAGCTGCTGGTGCTGGCCCTGCCCGGTGTTCCGGCCTTTTATCTGCCGGCCCTATTGGCCACACCCAATGACCTGGGCCGGTTCCGTCGCACCGGACAACGCAGGGATCTCAACCGCCCGCAGTTCAAGGCGGACACTGTTGAGCGGCGGCTGCAGGATCCCGACAGCGATGCCACCGCCGTGACGTCAGTGCTGGCTCATGCCCTGCGGGTGCGCCGCGATCAGCCGGCCCTGCATCCAGATGCCGCAATGGAGGTGATGAGCGCTGGCCGCTCCGATCTGGTGATGCTGCGTCGACGTGGTGGCGGCCAGACCCTGGTGGCGGTCCATAACGTCACCCCTTCGCGGTTGACCCTGGTCTTGGGGCGTCTCGGCGGTCGCACTGGTCTTGCCTGGACCGATTGTCTGAGCGGATCCTCCGAGACCCATGGCTCGCAACTTCAGTTGGAACCTTATGCCGTGCATTGGCTGATTCAGGCATGA
- a CDS encoding aminotransferase class IV gives MTGGVAWCEGRWGTPAELSLPLDDRGLQLADGLFETVLIRAGQPCLLDEHLQRWGEASALLGLDPPPERDHLMPLIQEAVERALPEQGCGALRLNWSRGSSPQRGIAPPRSGEHRFWLTLQPWVPSFTPITAIISRLERRNCDSLLSRCKTFAYGQAVQARREASEQRCDDALLLNTNGELCCSTTANLLLKPGSANGNSPWLTPPLSSGCLPGVMRARALRLGLAVEANLGASLGSDDQLLLINSLGCRGLLSLDHQPLHSQALGIDPAESLWQKLLS, from the coding sequence TTGACGGGAGGGGTCGCCTGGTGTGAGGGCCGTTGGGGCACACCGGCTGAGCTGAGCCTGCCCCTGGATGACCGGGGCCTGCAACTCGCCGATGGACTGTTCGAAACCGTGTTGATCCGCGCCGGTCAGCCCTGTCTGCTGGATGAACACCTGCAGCGCTGGGGTGAGGCCAGCGCGCTGCTGGGCCTGGATCCTCCGCCCGAGCGCGACCATCTGATGCCCCTGATCCAGGAGGCTGTTGAGCGTGCTTTGCCCGAGCAGGGTTGTGGTGCCCTACGGCTCAACTGGAGTCGGGGTTCATCCCCCCAACGCGGGATCGCACCGCCACGTAGCGGGGAGCATCGGTTCTGGCTGACGCTTCAGCCCTGGGTACCGAGCTTCACACCGATCACCGCGATCATCAGTCGCCTGGAGCGCCGCAACTGCGACAGTTTGCTGAGCCGTTGCAAGACCTTTGCCTACGGTCAGGCCGTGCAGGCGAGACGGGAAGCTTCAGAACAGAGATGTGATGACGCCCTGTTGCTCAACACCAACGGCGAGCTCTGCTGCAGCACCACCGCCAATCTGCTGCTGAAGCCTGGCAGTGCGAATGGGAATAGCCCCTGGCTGACACCTCCCCTCAGCAGTGGCTGCCTGCCGGGGGTGATGCGGGCCCGGGCCCTGCGGCTGGGGCTGGCGGTGGAGGCCAACCTGGGCGCCAGCCTTGGGTCAGACGATCAGCTGCTGCTGATCAACAGCCTCGGCTGCCGAGGACTGTTGAGCCTGGACCATCAGCCCCTCCACTCCCAAGCCCTGGGGATCGATCCAGCCGAATCGCTTTGGCAAAAGCTGCTCAGCTAG
- a CDS encoding DUF1830 domain-containing protein, which produces MIECVYRNDTDRMVIVKCVGDDNFYREKVVLPTEMFWFEAPEQARLEIWKMSVSGQMLHVRADVSEYAMNQNEAATETLWAC; this is translated from the coding sequence ATGATTGAGTGCGTCTACCGCAACGACACCGACCGAATGGTGATTGTTAAGTGTGTCGGGGACGACAACTTTTACCGTGAAAAGGTTGTACTCCCCACAGAGATGTTCTGGTTTGAAGCTCCTGAGCAGGCGCGGCTTGAAATTTGGAAGATGTCGGTGAGCGGTCAGATGCTTCACGTACGCGCCGATGTGAGCGAGTACGCCATGAATCAAAATGAGGCGGCCACCGAAACACTCTGGGCCTGCTGA
- a CDS encoding CTP synthase, protein MAKFVFITGGVVSSIGKGIVAASLGRLLKSRGYNVSILKLDPYLNVDPGTMSPIQHGEVFVTEDGAETDLDLGHYERFTDTAMSRLNSVTTGSIYQAVINKERRGDYNGGTVQVIPHITGEIRERIHRVAANSNADVVITEIGGTVGDIESLPFLEAIREFSGDVGRNDLAYIHVTLLPFIGTSGELKTKPTQHSVKELRSIGIQPDVLVCRSDRTISEEMKRKIGGFCGVPTRAVIPSLDAESIYAVPLTLEQEGLCREVLDVLDLTDHDSDMAAWQELVHKLRNPGPAVKVALVGKYIQLNDAYLSVVEALRHACIAQDASLDLHWVCAEQIESDGAQALLKGMDAVVVPGGFGNRGVDGKIAAIRWAREQRVPFLGLCLGMQTAVIEWARNQAGLTEATSAELDAGTPHPVIHLLPEQQDVVDLGGTMRLGVYPCRIAPDTLAHRLYGDQVVYERHRHRYEFNNAYRNLFLESGYVVSGSSPDGRLVELIELKGHPFFTACQYHPEFLSRPGRPHPLFQGLIEAAQQRLPSSPVEAIQTQR, encoded by the coding sequence CAAAGGAATCGTGGCCGCAAGCCTGGGACGGCTGCTGAAATCAAGGGGGTACAACGTCTCGATCCTGAAGCTGGATCCGTACCTCAACGTGGATCCCGGCACGATGAGCCCGATTCAGCACGGGGAGGTGTTCGTCACCGAGGACGGTGCCGAAACCGATCTGGATCTGGGTCACTACGAGCGCTTCACGGACACAGCCATGTCGCGCCTGAACAGCGTGACCACCGGCTCGATCTACCAGGCGGTGATCAACAAGGAACGGCGGGGTGACTACAACGGCGGCACGGTGCAGGTGATTCCCCACATCACCGGTGAGATCCGCGAACGCATCCACCGCGTTGCCGCCAACAGCAACGCCGATGTGGTGATCACAGAAATCGGCGGCACCGTCGGTGACATCGAATCGCTGCCCTTCCTGGAAGCCATCCGCGAATTCAGTGGAGACGTTGGACGGAACGATCTGGCGTATATCCACGTCACACTGCTGCCCTTCATCGGCACCTCGGGCGAACTCAAGACCAAGCCCACCCAGCATTCGGTGAAGGAACTGCGCTCCATCGGCATCCAACCGGATGTGCTGGTCTGCCGCAGTGACCGCACCATCAGCGAGGAGATGAAGCGGAAGATCGGAGGGTTCTGTGGGGTACCGACCCGGGCCGTCATCCCGTCCCTTGATGCCGAAAGTATTTATGCAGTGCCCCTGACCCTGGAGCAGGAAGGGCTTTGCCGCGAAGTTCTCGATGTGCTGGATCTGACCGATCACGACAGCGACATGGCGGCCTGGCAGGAGCTGGTGCACAAACTCCGCAACCCCGGCCCGGCCGTCAAGGTGGCCCTGGTAGGCAAATACATCCAGCTCAACGACGCCTACCTCTCCGTGGTGGAGGCGCTGCGCCATGCCTGTATCGCCCAAGACGCCTCCCTTGATCTGCATTGGGTCTGCGCAGAGCAGATCGAAAGCGATGGTGCTCAGGCCCTGCTGAAGGGCATGGATGCCGTGGTCGTGCCGGGAGGTTTCGGCAACCGGGGCGTCGATGGAAAGATCGCGGCGATCCGCTGGGCCAGGGAACAGCGGGTGCCGTTCCTGGGGCTGTGTCTCGGCATGCAGACCGCCGTGATCGAGTGGGCGCGCAACCAGGCCGGCCTGACGGAAGCCACCAGCGCCGAACTCGATGCCGGGACGCCCCATCCCGTGATTCACCTGTTGCCGGAACAGCAGGATGTGGTGGATCTGGGGGGCACGATGCGCCTGGGTGTCTATCCCTGCCGCATCGCTCCGGACACGTTGGCCCATCGTCTGTATGGGGACCAAGTTGTCTATGAGCGGCATCGCCACCGCTACGAGTTCAACAACGCCTACCGAAACCTGTTCCTAGAATCCGGGTACGTGGTGAGCGGCAGCTCACCCGATGGTCGCCTGGTGGAGTTGATCGAGCTGAAAGGCCACCCGTTCTTCACCGCCTGCCAGTACCACCCCGAATTTCTCTCCCGTCCGGGACGGCCCCATCCCCTGTTCCAAGGCTTGATTGAGGCGGCCCAGCAACGGCTGCCCTCCTCGCCGGTGGAGGCGATTCAGACCCAGCGATGA
- the queC gene encoding 7-cyano-7-deazaguanine synthase QueC, with the protein MTQRTSVALLSGGLDSATAAAMALEEGDRVIGLSFDYGQRHHRELEAAAAVASHLGLAEHHCLAVDLAAWGGSALTDDAVTIPTDGVQEGVIPPTYVPGRNTVFIAVGLSLAEARGAERLVLGVNAVDYSGYPDCRPDYLNVFQQLANLASKAGREGHGTELWAPLVEWSKTRIVEEAFRLNVPIQSTWSCYSGGTTPCGICDSCRIRDAALREAGRPDLCSNASA; encoded by the coding sequence ATGACTCAACGCACCTCCGTCGCGCTGCTGTCCGGCGGCCTGGATTCAGCCACGGCGGCGGCCATGGCCCTGGAGGAAGGTGATCGTGTGATCGGCCTGTCCTTCGACTACGGCCAGCGTCACCATCGCGAGCTGGAGGCTGCGGCTGCAGTTGCCTCGCACCTGGGGCTGGCCGAGCATCACTGCCTTGCGGTTGATCTGGCGGCCTGGGGCGGCTCCGCCCTCACCGACGACGCCGTCACCATTCCCACCGATGGCGTTCAGGAAGGCGTGATCCCACCCACCTACGTCCCGGGTCGCAACACTGTTTTCATTGCAGTGGGTCTGAGCCTGGCCGAGGCCCGTGGTGCCGAACGCTTGGTGCTGGGGGTGAATGCCGTGGACTATTCCGGCTACCCCGACTGCCGGCCCGATTACTTGAATGTGTTTCAGCAGCTGGCCAATCTGGCCAGCAAGGCTGGCCGCGAAGGCCATGGCACCGAGCTCTGGGCACCGCTGGTGGAGTGGAGCAAAACCAGAATTGTCGAAGAAGCATTCAGGCTCAACGTGCCGATCCAATCCACCTGGAGTTGCTACAGCGGTGGCACGACCCCCTGCGGAATCTGCGACAGCTGCCGCATCCGCGATGCCGCCCTGCGGGAGGCCGGTCGCCCGGACCTCTGCAGCAACGCATCAGCATGA
- the urtE gene encoding urea ABC transporter ATP-binding subunit UrtE, which yields MTMLLEIRGLNTYYGESHILRDVDLSVKAGEMVCLIGRNGVGKTTLLKSLIGLLRPRRGEIVFNGDRLDRQAPHQRARAGVGYVPQGREIIPQLTVEENLQLGMEALPGGLARNRRIDPFVYELFPVLQEFLPRKGGDLSGGQQQQLAIARALLGKPKLLLLDEPTEGIQPNIVQDIENAVRRIIDETGIGVLLVEQHLHFVRQADRYYAMQRGGIVASGPTSDLSQAVVDQFLSV from the coding sequence ATGACGATGCTGCTTGAGATCCGCGGCTTGAACACCTACTACGGCGAGAGCCATATCCTCCGGGATGTGGACCTCAGCGTGAAAGCTGGCGAGATGGTCTGCCTGATCGGCCGCAACGGTGTGGGCAAGACGACCCTGCTCAAATCGCTCATCGGTCTGTTGCGTCCCCGACGCGGTGAGATTGTGTTCAACGGCGATCGCCTTGACCGACAGGCGCCGCATCAACGGGCCAGGGCTGGAGTTGGCTACGTGCCCCAGGGGCGGGAGATCATTCCGCAGCTCACGGTGGAGGAGAACCTGCAACTGGGGATGGAGGCGTTGCCCGGGGGTCTGGCACGGAATCGACGCATTGACCCGTTTGTCTATGAGCTGTTTCCGGTGCTGCAGGAATTTCTGCCCCGCAAGGGCGGTGACCTTAGCGGTGGGCAGCAACAGCAACTGGCGATTGCCCGTGCCTTGCTCGGTAAGCCGAAGCTGTTGCTGCTCGATGAACCCACCGAGGGGATTCAGCCCAACATTGTTCAGGACATTGAGAACGCCGTTCGACGGATCATTGACGAAACCGGCATCGGCGTTCTCTTGGTGGAGCAGCATCTGCATTTCGTTCGTCAAGCAGACCGCTACTACGCCATGCAGCGGGGCGGCATCGTGGCGAGTGGCCCCACCAGCGACCTGAGCCAAGCGGTAGTGGATCAGTTCCTGAGTGTCTGA
- a CDS encoding 7-carboxy-7-deazaguanine synthase QueE, producing the protein MNQDAATLPVVETFHSLQGEGHHSGRSAFFIRLAGCNVGCPWCDTKHSWPVNTHPQRSLRALAADVEQAERNGAAFTVITGGEPLQHNLDGLASALREASSHPLHLETSGVDGLSGDPDWITLSPKPHRPPRQELLSHCDELKVVIHTADDLLFAESMAAAVSKQTVLLLQPGWDSSEGQRLAIDHVQNQPRWRLSLQTHKWLGVR; encoded by the coding sequence ATGAATCAAGACGCGGCCACCCTGCCGGTGGTGGAGACCTTCCATTCCCTACAGGGGGAAGGCCACCACAGTGGCCGCAGTGCCTTTTTCATCCGTCTGGCTGGCTGCAATGTGGGGTGTCCCTGGTGTGACACCAAGCACTCCTGGCCTGTGAACACTCACCCCCAACGCAGCCTGAGGGCCCTCGCCGCTGATGTTGAACAAGCCGAGCGAAACGGAGCCGCCTTCACGGTGATCACCGGCGGTGAACCGCTGCAGCACAACCTGGATGGGCTGGCGTCGGCCCTGCGGGAAGCCAGCTCCCATCCCCTGCATCTGGAGACCAGCGGCGTCGATGGCCTCAGTGGTGACCCCGACTGGATCACCCTGTCACCGAAACCGCATCGACCGCCGCGTCAGGAGCTTCTCAGCCATTGCGACGAGCTCAAGGTCGTGATCCACACAGCCGACGACCTGCTCTTTGCCGAAAGCATGGCCGCAGCGGTCAGCAAGCAAACCGTGTTGCTGCTCCAACCCGGCTGGGACTCTTCGGAAGGGCAACGGTTGGCCATCGATCACGTGCAGAACCAACCCCGCTGGAGACTCAGCCTGCAGACCCATAAATGGCTGGGTGTGCGCTGA
- a CDS encoding NAD(P)-dependent oxidoreductase, with product MPSVALLGSGLLGRAIGRRLLDQGVELKVWNRTPERCQTLIQEGAHATPELSSLAEGCSTVITVLRDGPVTQAVVRELGDLRGGCLMPMGTMGITEIRDLADQVQHQNGHCLEAPVLGSKPQALKGELLVMAGGESGLFDQQRPLLEHLSQEPMLVGPIGSGAATKLALNQLIASLTHAFSLSLRLVQQAGVPVETFMAILRPSALYAPTFDKKLQRMLDGHYDDPNFSTALLRKDLHLFLEEATAAGLQIQGLQGLDTLLEQSSGSPLDDLDYCALHELTQESF from the coding sequence ATGCCCAGCGTCGCTCTGCTCGGCAGCGGATTGCTTGGAAGGGCCATCGGCCGACGCCTGCTTGATCAGGGCGTTGAGCTCAAGGTCTGGAACCGCACCCCTGAGCGCTGCCAGACCCTGATTCAGGAAGGAGCTCACGCGACCCCAGAGCTTTCGAGCCTTGCTGAGGGATGCAGCACTGTCATCACGGTGCTGCGGGACGGCCCAGTGACACAAGCAGTGGTGCGAGAACTCGGGGATCTCCGCGGCGGCTGCCTGATGCCGATGGGCACCATGGGCATCACGGAGATCCGCGACCTGGCTGACCAGGTTCAGCATCAGAACGGACACTGTCTGGAAGCACCTGTGCTGGGCAGCAAACCCCAGGCCTTGAAAGGAGAACTGTTGGTGATGGCCGGTGGCGAATCGGGGCTGTTTGACCAGCAGAGACCGCTCCTGGAGCATCTCTCACAAGAGCCAATGCTGGTGGGACCGATCGGCAGCGGTGCTGCCACCAAGCTGGCGCTCAATCAACTGATCGCCAGCCTCACCCACGCCTTTTCCCTGTCGCTGCGACTAGTGCAGCAGGCAGGCGTGCCCGTTGAGACATTCATGGCGATCCTGCGACCCTCGGCGCTCTACGCCCCCACCTTCGACAAGAAGCTGCAGCGGATGCTCGATGGTCACTATGACGACCCGAACTTCAGCACAGCCCTGCTGCGCAAGGACCTGCACCTGTTCCTGGAGGAGGCGACCGCTGCTGGACTCCAAATCCAAGGACTGCAGGGCCTGGACACCCTGCTGGAGCAGTCATCCGGTAGCCCACTGGATGACCTCGACTATTGCGCCCTGCATGAGCTGACCCAAGAAAGTTTTTAA
- a CDS encoding anthranilate synthase component I family protein — protein MSVPQRLDLPWREPLAVARQLDGDDGLIWLDGDGSDLGRWVTLASQPLEVIHCQGLPGDADARDPFTALNGLGPGHWTGWLSYEAAAWTEPGNPWSRDAMANLWIARHDPLLRFDLQQRQLWIEGTDPMAMQQLAARLQQRAPTPPATANIPLEAWHQHTSREGFADGVRRIRALIAAGDLFQANLTACCSTDWPGDASAVELFQRVRQRCPAPFAGLVVADNGEALLSSSPERFLQVDPAGRVETRPIKGTRPRHSDPDRDAELAAELVCSDKDRAENVMIVDLLRNDLGRVCQPGSIQVSQLLGLESYSSVHHLTSVVEGQLQAGLSWVDLLRACWPGGSISGAPKLRACQRLQELEPTSRGPYCGSLIRIDWDGRFDSNILIRTLMRKDHRLRAHAGCGIVADSDPDGEAEELMWKLRPLLEALA, from the coding sequence ATGAGCGTGCCCCAGCGGTTGGACCTCCCCTGGCGTGAACCGCTTGCCGTGGCCCGACAGCTGGACGGCGACGACGGGCTGATCTGGCTGGATGGTGACGGTAGTGACCTGGGCCGCTGGGTGACCCTGGCCAGCCAGCCGCTGGAGGTGATCCACTGCCAGGGCCTGCCGGGGGATGCGGACGCCCGCGACCCCTTCACCGCATTGAATGGGCTGGGTCCGGGCCACTGGACCGGCTGGCTCAGTTATGAGGCGGCCGCCTGGACTGAACCCGGCAACCCCTGGTCCAGGGATGCCATGGCCAACCTGTGGATCGCCCGCCATGACCCGCTGCTGCGATTTGACCTGCAGCAACGGCAGTTGTGGATCGAAGGCACGGACCCGATGGCGATGCAGCAGCTGGCGGCGCGACTGCAGCAGCGAGCGCCCACCCCGCCTGCCACAGCGAACATCCCGCTGGAGGCCTGGCATCAGCACACCAGCCGCGAGGGCTTCGCCGATGGCGTACGCCGGATCCGTGCGCTGATCGCCGCCGGTGATTTGTTCCAGGCCAACCTCACCGCCTGCTGCAGCACCGACTGGCCCGGCGATGCCTCAGCGGTGGAGCTGTTTCAACGGGTTCGCCAACGCTGCCCAGCGCCGTTTGCGGGCCTGGTGGTGGCGGACAACGGCGAAGCACTGCTCTCCTCCTCGCCGGAACGGTTCCTGCAGGTGGACCCCGCCGGCCGGGTCGAAACCCGACCGATCAAAGGCACACGGCCACGCCACAGCGATCCAGACCGCGACGCCGAGCTGGCGGCGGAGCTGGTCTGCAGCGACAAGGACCGGGCCGAAAACGTGATGATCGTGGACCTGCTGCGCAATGACCTCGGCCGCGTCTGCCAACCGGGCTCCATCCAGGTATCGCAACTGCTCGGCCTGGAGAGCTACAGCTCGGTGCATCACCTCACATCGGTGGTGGAAGGGCAGCTGCAAGCCGGGCTCAGCTGGGTGGATCTGCTACGGGCCTGCTGGCCGGGTGGATCGATCAGCGGCGCCCCGAAGCTGAGGGCCTGCCAGCGGCTGCAGGAGCTGGAACCCACTAGCCGCGGCCCCTACTGCGGCTCCCTGATCCGCATCGACTGGGACGGACGCTTCGACAGCAACATCCTGATCCGCACACTGATGCGGAAGGATCACAGGCTGAGGGCCCATGCCGGTTGCGGCATCGTTGCCGACTCCGACCCCGATGGCGAAGCAGAGGAGCTGATGTGGAAATTGCGGCCACTGCTGGAGGCCCTGGCTTGA
- the yedP gene encoding mannosyl-3-phosphoglycerate phosphatase-related protein YedP: MSNPQSCRWWVVTDLDGTLMDHHYDWAPAAAVLRSLQRAGVPVIPCTSKTAEEVERFRAAAQLRDPYIVENGGAIHGETATGEPWQEALGPGWTVLKPRLQELSEQLSEPLRALDELTDAEGERLLGLSGELLQQAQRRRCSVPFVPPSVAIQPRLDALSAAQGLAVVRGNRMCHLLGAEVSKGNALAALKQRLHEPDVKVLALGDSPNDLPLLEVADLAVVVPGAEGPHPRLRLGVESGRFELARAPHAEGWAEAVERLLPIK; encoded by the coding sequence ATGAGCAACCCCCAGAGCTGCCGTTGGTGGGTAGTCACCGACCTCGATGGCACCTTGATGGACCATCACTACGACTGGGCTCCGGCAGCGGCGGTGCTGCGCTCTCTGCAACGGGCGGGAGTGCCCGTGATTCCCTGCACAAGCAAAACGGCGGAGGAGGTAGAGCGTTTCCGCGCTGCAGCTCAGCTGCGGGATCCCTACATCGTCGAAAATGGGGGTGCCATTCATGGTGAAACGGCAACCGGTGAGCCCTGGCAAGAGGCCCTGGGGCCTGGCTGGACGGTGTTGAAACCTCGCTTGCAGGAGCTGTCTGAGCAGCTGTCTGAACCGTTGCGGGCCCTCGATGAACTCACGGACGCCGAGGGAGAACGTCTGCTTGGGCTTTCCGGTGAGTTGTTGCAGCAGGCTCAACGGCGACGCTGCAGCGTGCCCTTTGTTCCGCCTTCAGTGGCGATCCAGCCGCGCCTTGATGCCCTGTCGGCGGCCCAGGGGCTTGCCGTTGTGCGCGGTAACCGGATGTGTCATCTGCTTGGCGCAGAGGTCAGCAAGGGAAACGCCTTGGCGGCTCTGAAGCAGCGCCTTCATGAACCGGATGTGAAGGTGCTGGCTCTGGGGGACTCCCCCAACGATCTGCCCCTGCTGGAGGTGGCGGACCTTGCGGTGGTCGTGCCCGGTGCCGAGGGTCCCCATCCGCGGTTGCGTCTTGGCGTGGAGAGCGGTCGCTTTGAGCTCGCCCGTGCCCCCCATGCGGAAGGGTGGGCGGAGGCGGTGGAACGCCTGTTACCAATTAAGTAG
- a CDS encoding glycosyltransferase family protein, producing the protein MDFQQSLITTVHDYSLGNLDAVAFNRELSERPTTLLIPCLMEEFSRPALALIRDTLSSLKGLNRLVIALAAESAEDVAHAEAFFAGMPFPVQVHWTNGPAVKDLLESMGALGLEVTGPPGKGWAVWQGLGVACQDAEVVGLFDADIRTFGSAYPERMLRPLLDRSHGIAYVKAFYSRLSLETQALQGRATRLFVGPLLVSLEQIFGPLPYLRYLQSFRYPLAGEFAFTTDLAMNLRIPSDWGLEMGLLSEVFRHVATSRIAQVDLGLFDHKHKGLGSKPSEGLQRMAGEIFGTVLRSLMEHEGAVISMDQIPTLEVLYRRVGEDRVRQFGIDSAINRLPYNRHGEELAVHSFAELLRPGLSRLMESPVAHQLPSWSRLKSCNPSLQSDLSAAGQMDRPSASTMPSSQPLRRPNHKPRSSTSELVA; encoded by the coding sequence ATGGATTTTCAGCAGAGCCTGATCACCACGGTTCATGACTACAGCCTGGGCAACCTTGATGCTGTTGCCTTCAACCGCGAGCTCAGCGAGCGGCCCACGACGCTGCTGATCCCCTGTCTGATGGAGGAGTTCAGCCGTCCAGCACTGGCGCTGATCCGCGACACCCTGTCGTCACTGAAAGGCCTCAATCGCCTCGTCATTGCTTTGGCCGCTGAAAGCGCGGAGGACGTAGCCCATGCCGAAGCCTTCTTCGCCGGCATGCCCTTTCCCGTTCAGGTGCACTGGACCAATGGCCCAGCCGTGAAGGACTTGCTGGAGTCCATGGGCGCCCTGGGACTCGAGGTCACCGGTCCCCCCGGCAAGGGCTGGGCGGTCTGGCAAGGGCTTGGGGTGGCCTGTCAGGACGCCGAGGTAGTGGGCCTCTTTGACGCCGACATCCGCACCTTCGGCTCGGCATACCCGGAGCGGATGTTGCGTCCACTGCTGGATCGCTCCCACGGCATTGCGTACGTCAAGGCCTTCTACAGCAGGCTATCGCTGGAAACCCAGGCGCTGCAGGGTCGGGCCACCCGCCTGTTCGTCGGTCCCCTGCTGGTCAGCCTCGAACAGATCTTTGGCCCACTGCCGTACCTGCGCTATCTGCAGTCCTTTCGCTACCCCTTGGCTGGTGAATTCGCCTTCACCACCGATCTGGCGATGAATCTGCGCATCCCCTCCGATTGGGGCCTGGAGATGGGGTTGCTCTCGGAAGTGTTCCGTCATGTCGCCACCAGTCGCATTGCCCAGGTGGATCTGGGGCTGTTTGATCACAAGCACAAAGGACTCGGAAGCAAACCCAGTGAGGGCTTGCAACGCATGGCCGGTGAAATCTTCGGCACCGTTTTGCGCAGCTTGATGGAGCACGAAGGCGCCGTGATCTCGATGGATCAGATTCCCACCCTTGAGGTGCTCTACCGACGCGTCGGTGAGGATCGGGTGCGCCAGTTCGGCATTGATTCGGCGATCAACCGGCTCCCATATAACCGCCATGGCGAAGAACTGGCTGTGCACAGTTTTGCTGAACTGCTGCGGCCCGGACTTTCCCGCCTGATGGAGTCTCCCGTTGCTCATCAGCTCCCCAGTTGGTCACGACTGAAAAGCTGCAATCCTTCGCTCCAAAGCGACCTCAGCGCTGCAGGTCAGATGGATCGGCCTTCAGCCAGCACCATGCCCTCATCCCAACCGTTGCGTCGACCCAATCACAAACCCAGATCATCAACATCTGAGCTTGTCGCCTGA